The Vicinamibacteria bacterium genome has a window encoding:
- the tkt gene encoding transketolase codes for MTATNIDSLCVNTIRTLAIDAIQQANSGHPGTPMGMAPVAYCLWQRFLRFDPEDPIWPDRDRFVLSEGHASMLLYALLHLTGVKAVNPVYEIVGKPSVSLDDIKTFRQLGSRCPGHPEYRWTSGVETTTGPLGQGVATSVGMAIASKWLAARYNRPSFELFGFRVYALAGDGCMMEGISSEAASLAGHLKLGNLCWIYDNNKITIEGHTDWAFSEDVATRFMAYGWNVTRVGDANDLEMLERAFRTAGATADRPTLIIVDSHIAYGAPNKQDTSAAHGEPLGEEEIRLTKRNYGWPEDAKFLVPEGVREHFQSGIGARGRGLREAWEARFKEYRAQAPALADEIERMQRRELPLGWDRDLPAFAPDAKGVAGRDASAKVLNALARNIPWLIGGSADLAPSTKTRLTFEGAGDFEAGSYGGRNFHFGVREHAMGAVLSGLSLSKVRPYGSGFLIFSDYERGAIRLSAIMEIPVIHIFTHDSIGVGEDGPTHQPIEQLISLRAVPHLVVLRPGDANEVVEAWKVIMKFHHQPAALVLSRQAMPTLDRTRYASAAGLERGAYVLADAPGGKPDLLLLATGTEVGLAVEVYERLKTEGVKARVVSMPSWELFEQQPLNYREEVIPPAVTARVSVELASTLGWARYVGLRGQMVGMRTFGASAPLKELQKAFGFTPELVYQAAKAQLLAAGG; via the coding sequence ATGACCGCCACGAACATCGACTCCCTCTGCGTCAACACCATCCGCACCCTCGCCATCGACGCCATCCAGCAGGCCAACTCCGGCCATCCGGGCACACCCATGGGCATGGCCCCCGTGGCCTACTGCCTGTGGCAGCGCTTCCTCCGCTTCGACCCCGAGGATCCCATCTGGCCCGACCGAGACCGCTTCGTGCTCTCCGAAGGCCACGCCTCCATGCTGCTCTATGCCCTGCTCCACCTGACGGGGGTGAAGGCTGTCAACCCCGTATACGAGATCGTGGGCAAGCCCTCGGTCTCCCTCGACGACATCAAGACCTTCCGCCAGCTCGGGAGCCGCTGCCCCGGCCATCCCGAGTACCGCTGGACCTCGGGCGTGGAGACCACGACCGGACCCCTCGGGCAGGGCGTGGCCACAAGCGTGGGCATGGCCATCGCGAGCAAGTGGCTGGCCGCGCGCTACAACCGCCCTTCCTTCGAGCTTTTTGGCTTCCGGGTCTACGCCCTGGCCGGCGACGGCTGCATGATGGAGGGCATCTCCAGCGAGGCCGCCTCCCTGGCCGGGCACCTCAAGCTCGGCAACCTCTGCTGGATCTACGACAACAACAAGATCACGATCGAGGGGCACACCGACTGGGCCTTCAGCGAGGACGTGGCCACGCGCTTCATGGCCTACGGCTGGAACGTGACCCGGGTGGGCGACGCCAACGACCTGGAGATGCTGGAGCGCGCGTTCCGGACCGCGGGCGCGACCGCCGACCGGCCCACCCTCATCATCGTCGACAGCCACATCGCCTACGGGGCCCCCAACAAGCAGGACACCTCCGCCGCCCACGGGGAGCCCCTGGGGGAGGAGGAGATCCGGCTCACCAAGAGGAACTACGGCTGGCCGGAGGACGCGAAGTTCCTGGTGCCGGAAGGGGTGCGCGAGCACTTCCAGAGCGGCATCGGCGCCCGGGGCCGGGGCCTGCGCGAGGCCTGGGAGGCCCGCTTCAAGGAATACCGCGCTCAGGCGCCCGCCCTCGCCGACGAGATCGAGCGGATGCAGCGCCGCGAGCTGCCTCTCGGCTGGGACCGGGACCTTCCCGCGTTCGCCCCCGACGCCAAGGGAGTGGCCGGGCGCGACGCCTCCGCCAAAGTCCTGAACGCCCTCGCCCGCAACATCCCATGGCTGATCGGCGGCTCCGCCGACCTCGCCCCCTCCACCAAGACCCGCCTGACCTTCGAGGGGGCGGGGGACTTCGAGGCCGGTAGCTACGGGGGCCGCAACTTCCACTTCGGGGTGCGCGAGCACGCGATGGGGGCGGTCTTGAGCGGCCTCTCCTTGAGCAAGGTGCGGCCCTACGGCTCCGGCTTTCTGATCTTCAGCGACTACGAGCGGGGGGCCATCCGCCTCTCCGCCATCATGGAGATCCCGGTCATCCACATCTTCACGCACGACTCCATCGGGGTCGGGGAAGACGGGCCGACCCACCAGCCGATCGAACAGCTGATCTCCCTGCGGGCCGTGCCCCACCTAGTCGTGCTCCGACCGGGCGACGCCAACGAGGTGGTCGAGGCCTGGAAGGTCATCATGAAGTTCCATCACCAGCCCGCGGCCCTGGTCTTGAGCCGGCAGGCCATGCCCACCTTGGACCGGACCCGCTACGCCTCCGCCGCCGGCCTGGAGAGGGGCGCCTACGTCCTGGCCGACGCCCCGGGGGGCAAGCCCGACTTGCTCCTGCTCGCCACCGGCACCGAGGTCGGCCTGGCGGTCGAGGTCTACGAGAGGCTCAAGACGGAGGGCGTGAAGGCCCGCGTGGTGAGCATGCCGTCCTGGGAGCTCTTCGAGCAACAGCCCCTGAACTATCGGGAGGAGGTCATCCCGCCCGCGGTCACGGCCCGCGTCTCCGTGGAGCTCGCCTCCACCTTGGGCTGGGCGCGCTACGTCGGACTGCGCGGGCAGATGGTCGGGATGCGCACCTTCGGGGCCTCCGCCCCCCTCAAGGAGCTCCAGAAAGCCTTTGGCTTCACTCCGGAACTGGTTTACCAGGCGGCCAAGGCGCAGCTTCTCGCTGCGGGCGGCTGA
- the rpiB gene encoding ribose 5-phosphate isomerase B — protein sequence MRLALGADHAGFELKEKVLSLLAELGHEALDLGTHDLQPVDYPDFAEAVGRAVIEGRAERGIVICGSGVGASVAANKVRGIRAGLCHDTYSAHQGVEHDDMNVLVLGSRVIGPELARELVRAFLAARFTNEERHRRRLAKVEAMETRFSGPPRA from the coding sequence ATGCGGCTCGCTCTGGGCGCCGATCACGCCGGCTTCGAGTTGAAGGAGAAGGTCCTCTCGCTGCTCGCGGAGCTGGGCCATGAGGCCCTCGACCTGGGGACCCACGACCTGCAGCCGGTGGACTACCCGGACTTTGCGGAGGCGGTGGGGCGTGCCGTCATCGAGGGCCGAGCGGAGCGCGGGATCGTGATCTGCGGGAGCGGGGTGGGGGCTTCGGTGGCGGCGAACAAGGTCCGGGGCATCCGGGCCGGCCTCTGTCACGACACCTACTCCGCGCACCAGGGGGTGGAGCACGACGACATGAACGTGCTCGTCCTGGGCTCGCGCGTCATCGGTCCGGAGTTGGCCCGCGAACTGGTCCGGGCCTTCCTGGCCGCCCGCTTCACGAACGAGGAGCGCCATCGGCGCCGGCTGGCCAAAGTGGAGGCCATGGAGACGCGCTTTTCCGGCCCCCCGAGAGCCTGA
- a CDS encoding bifunctional transaldolase/phosoglucose isomerase: MSEAVKNPLRALLDYGQSVWLDYIRRSLITGGELKRLLDEDGLRGMTSNPAIFEKAIAGSNDYKDLLEAPDSRHLDPPALYEKIAVRDIQDAADLLRPVYEQSRRRDGYVSLEVSPLLAHNTAGTLAEARRLWKEVGRENLMVKVPATPEGIPALQELIGEGININVTLLFSQVAYARVAAAYLAGLEALAARGGDVSRVASVASFFISRIDSAVDALIGERLKGSPPPAQQALLAGLVGKVAIANAKVTYQKYLEIFSGPRWQALSARGAQTQRVLWASTSTKNPRYRDVMYVEELIGPDTVDTIPPATFDAFRDHGRLRASLTEDLDAAHATMESLPAAGISMEQVTDKLLADGVTIFADAFDKLILAVGKYSQEPGKAKINRQTARLPDALAAAVRASLEEWGREGKARRLWARDASLWMGTDEGNWLGWLGITEDQHARFPHLAAIGEEVRLAGFTHVLLLGMGGSTLCPEVMKMTFGRIPGYPELHVLDSTDPAQIKAFEAKIDLSHTLFIVSSKSGGTLEPNIFKQYFFERVKQAVGEGEVGNRFMAITDPGSQMQHVAERDRFRHIFYGLASIGGRYSALSDFGLVPAAVMGVDVHKFLDRTEEMVHACAASVPVEENPGVVLGTILGLAAARFGRDKVTIIASPGIHDLGAWLEQLLAESTGKDGKGLIPVDSEEPGPPGVYGGDRLFAYLRLEAGPDPAQDAAVAALEGAGHPVVRISVDEVWDLGEEFFRWEIATAVAGSILGLNPFNQPDVEASKVATRKLTTEYEQKGALPKESPFFEEGGIRLFTDGRNAAALEPAAGARPSLAGYLKAHLDRLRLGDYFALLAYLEMNDAHERALSAIRMSVRDRKRVATCLGFGPRFLHSTGQAYKGGPNSGVFLQLTAEDGFDLPVPGQKYTFGVVKAAQARGDFQVLAERERRALRVHLGKDVAAGLATLAAAINRALA; encoded by the coding sequence GTGTCCGAAGCGGTGAAGAATCCCTTGCGGGCCCTGCTGGACTACGGACAGTCGGTCTGGCTCGACTACATCCGGCGCAGCCTCATCACGGGGGGCGAGCTGAAGCGTCTGCTCGACGAGGATGGCCTGCGCGGGATGACCTCCAACCCCGCCATCTTCGAGAAGGCCATCGCGGGCAGCAACGACTACAAGGACCTTCTGGAGGCCCCCGATTCCCGGCACCTCGATCCCCCGGCCCTCTACGAGAAGATCGCGGTGCGCGACATTCAGGACGCGGCCGACCTCCTGCGCCCCGTCTACGAGCAGTCGCGGCGACGGGACGGCTACGTCAGCCTGGAGGTCTCCCCCCTCCTGGCCCACAACACGGCGGGCACGCTGGCGGAGGCGCGCCGGTTGTGGAAGGAGGTGGGGCGCGAGAACCTCATGGTCAAGGTCCCCGCCACCCCCGAAGGAATACCCGCCCTCCAGGAGCTGATCGGGGAGGGGATCAACATCAACGTCACCCTTCTCTTCTCCCAGGTCGCTTACGCGCGGGTAGCGGCCGCCTACCTGGCCGGCCTCGAGGCCTTGGCCGCGCGGGGCGGCGATGTGAGCCGGGTTGCGAGCGTGGCCAGCTTCTTCATCAGCCGCATCGACTCCGCGGTGGACGCCCTCATCGGCGAGCGGCTCAAGGGCTCCCCCCCGCCCGCGCAGCAGGCGCTCCTCGCGGGCCTGGTCGGCAAGGTCGCGATCGCGAACGCCAAGGTGACCTACCAAAAGTACCTCGAGATCTTCAGCGGTCCCCGCTGGCAGGCCCTCTCCGCCCGCGGGGCCCAGACCCAGCGCGTCCTCTGGGCCAGCACCAGCACCAAGAACCCCCGCTACCGCGACGTGATGTACGTAGAGGAGCTCATCGGGCCCGACACCGTGGACACCATCCCCCCCGCCACCTTCGACGCGTTCCGCGACCATGGGCGGTTGCGGGCGAGCCTGACCGAGGACCTGGACGCCGCTCACGCGACCATGGAGAGCCTGCCCGCGGCGGGCATCTCGATGGAGCAGGTGACGGACAAGCTGCTCGCGGACGGGGTCACGATCTTCGCGGATGCCTTCGACAAGCTGATCCTGGCGGTGGGCAAGTACAGCCAGGAGCCGGGGAAGGCCAAGATCAACCGCCAGACCGCGCGTCTGCCCGATGCCTTGGCCGCGGCGGTACGGGCCTCCCTCGAGGAGTGGGGACGGGAGGGCAAGGCGCGGAGGCTCTGGGCCCGCGATGCGTCGCTCTGGATGGGCACGGACGAGGGCAACTGGCTCGGCTGGCTGGGCATCACCGAGGACCAGCACGCCCGGTTCCCGCATCTAGCGGCGATCGGGGAAGAGGTGCGCCTCGCCGGCTTCACCCACGTCCTGCTCCTCGGCATGGGCGGCTCGACCCTCTGTCCGGAAGTCATGAAGATGACCTTCGGCCGGATCCCCGGCTACCCCGAGCTCCACGTCCTCGACTCCACCGACCCCGCCCAGATAAAGGCCTTCGAGGCCAAGATCGATCTCTCCCACACCCTCTTCATCGTGTCCAGCAAGTCCGGGGGCACCCTGGAGCCGAACATCTTCAAGCAGTACTTCTTCGAGCGCGTCAAGCAGGCGGTGGGCGAGGGTGAGGTGGGCAACCGCTTCATGGCCATCACCGACCCCGGCTCCCAGATGCAGCACGTGGCCGAGCGCGACCGCTTCCGCCACATCTTCTATGGCCTGGCCAGCATCGGCGGGCGCTACTCCGCGCTCTCCGATTTCGGGCTGGTGCCGGCGGCGGTGATGGGTGTGGACGTCCACAAGTTCCTGGACCGAACGGAGGAGATGGTGCACGCGTGCGCGGCCAGCGTTCCCGTGGAGGAGAACCCGGGGGTGGTGCTGGGCACCATCCTGGGCCTGGCCGCGGCTCGGTTCGGGCGCGACAAGGTCACCATCATCGCTTCCCCCGGCATCCACGACCTCGGGGCCTGGCTGGAGCAGCTGCTGGCGGAGTCCACGGGCAAGGATGGCAAGGGCTTGATCCCGGTGGACAGCGAGGAACCGGGCCCCCCCGGGGTCTACGGCGGGGACCGCCTCTTCGCCTACCTGCGGCTGGAGGCGGGGCCGGACCCGGCGCAGGACGCGGCGGTGGCCGCCTTGGAGGGGGCCGGGCACCCGGTGGTGCGCATCTCGGTCGATGAGGTCTGGGACCTGGGGGAGGAGTTCTTCCGCTGGGAGATCGCGACCGCGGTGGCCGGCTCCATCCTCGGCCTCAACCCCTTCAATCAGCCGGACGTGGAGGCCAGCAAAGTAGCCACGCGGAAGCTGACCACGGAGTACGAGCAGAAGGGCGCCCTCCCCAAGGAGAGCCCCTTCTTCGAGGAAGGGGGCATCCGGCTCTTCACGGACGGCCGGAACGCGGCCGCCCTCGAGCCCGCGGCCGGAGCCCGCCCCTCCCTCGCCGGCTACCTGAAGGCCCACTTGGACCGTCTCCGGCTCGGCGATTACTTCGCGCTGCTCGCCTACCTGGAGATGAACGACGCCCACGAGCGCGCGCTCTCCGCCATTCGGATGTCCGTGCGCGACCGCAAGCGGGTGGCCACTTGCCTCGGCTTCGGGCCCCGCTTCCTCCACTCCACCGGGCAGGCCTACAAGGGGGGCCCCAACTCCGGGGTCTTCCTCCAGCTCACCGCGGAGGACGGCTTCGACCTCCCGGTGCCCGGCCAGAAATACACCTTCGGGGTGGTGAAGGCCGCGCAGGCACGGGGGGACTTCCAGGTCCTGGCCGAGCGGGAGCGCCGAGCCCTGCGGGTCCACCTGGGCAAGGACGTGGCGGCGGGCCTGGCCACTCTCGCCGCCGCCATCAATCGGGCCCTGGCCTAG